From Streptomyces yatensis, one genomic window encodes:
- a CDS encoding MbtH family protein, translating to MSTNPFEDPEGTYLVLVNDEGQHSLWPAFVEVPQGWRTVLTDATRDAALEYVNAHWTDMRPTSLIKAMEGADAA from the coding sequence ATGAGCACCAACCCCTTCGAGGACCCCGAGGGCACGTATCTCGTGCTCGTCAACGATGAGGGGCAGCACTCCTTGTGGCCGGCGTTCGTCGAGGTTCCTCAGGGCTGGCGCACGGTCCTGACCGACGCCACGCGGGACGCGGCGCTTGAATACGTGAACGCCCACTGGACCGATATGCGCCCCACGAGCCTGATCAAGGCCATGGAAGGCGCCGACGCGGCCTGA